The region TGAAAGTAGAACCCACCCAGCGCCACCCCGTCCTGCATGTCGATCCACACAAACCCACGCCCACTCAAATAAGGCCCACCCAACCCCGACACCACCACGTACCGTCCATCCCGAATCCGCACCGGTACCCGCGAATCCTTCATCACCATATCCACCGCCTCATCCAGCGGCATGTCCTTGCCGTAATGAAACATGCACCCTGGCAGCACATCCTTGAGCACCTTCTTGAACTGCTTGTCATGTATCAGGTCCTTCGCCGGAGCCCCGTCATACTGTTTCAAAAACGCCAGATCCGCCACCGGAAACGTCTTCAAGAAGATTGTCTTGTCATAGCTGGACTCCGGCTCGATCCGGACGATCGGAGCACCTGTCTGCTGCACCGGCGGAGCCTCCATATGGCTCTGAGGAGCCTGCGACGCCGAAGGCGCATCCTGCGCCCAAACCATTCGCCCCCCCACGAGCAGCGCCAACACAAACATTCCCAAAGCCTTACGACCCAGCAGACCAAGGCACACATTCATAGCGAAGAAGACTCCCAATCCCAGCAGAATTGCTCGAATTGTACCCTCGCCCGTACCGCCCGCAATCTGAATTTATCGAGGCAGAAATGGTGTAGGCGCAAAACCGAACCAGCGCAACACCGCAGTCGCCGCCATCTCGCGTGCGTAATAAAAGTAGTTCCGCCCCACGCTCAATTCCACGGGGTTCGGCGCGGCATGCGTCCGCCAGCCAAACTTGTATCGCTCCAGGATCAGCCCCGTCCGCGGCAGATGGCTTGCCGAGCTCACCACCTCCGCGCTCGTCCAGCCATGCTGTTCCATAATCAGATTGCTTTAATAGATGTTCTGGATCGTATTCATCGCCCTACCCTCAACGATCACATCCTCCTGCGGAACCCCGGCCTCGATCGCCACCTTCGCCATCGCCTCGGCCTCCACAAACTGGCTGTGCGCCGCACCCCCCGATACGATGATGTGGCCCGCCCGCCCCGCCATCAGCTCCCGCACCGCCTCCATCACCCTCGCCGTCTGAATCTTGGAAGCCTTCCCGTCCGGCGCGGTCGGCCATCCCAGCACAATGATCGTGTCGAAGTGCGTCGCGTCCGTATTGTGGGTAGGCATCGCCTCAAATGTGACCATCGCGGCGATCACCGCCAGCGTCATGACAAAGAGAAACAGCCACCCCAGTCGCTTCACCATCAGCTCCTCACCAACTCCAGCGCCAACTCTACATAAAGCCCCACCGCATCCACCAGCTCCTTCTTCGAGATCTTCTCATCTGGCGTATGCGCCACATGGATCGACCCCGGCCCCAGCAAAAACGGCTCCCCCCAGTTCGTCAGCGAAGGAATATCCGTCGTAAACTTCGCCACCATCGTCGGCAGATTCCCCAC is a window of Granulicella tundricola MP5ACTX9 DNA encoding:
- a CDS encoding YdcF family protein, producing MEQHGWTSAEVVSSASHLPRTGLILERYKFGWRTHAAPNPVELSVGRNYFYYAREMAATAVLRWFGFAPTPFLPR
- a CDS encoding YdcF family protein codes for the protein MVKRLGWLFLFVMTLAVIAAMVTFEAMPTHNTDATHFDTIIVLGWPTAPDGKASKIQTARVMEAVRELMAGRAGHIIVSGGAAHSQFVEAEAMAKVAIEAGVPQEDVIVEGRAMNTIQNIY